The Candidatus Krumholzibacteriia bacterium genomic sequence AGATCACACCCACCACCAAGGAGATCGGGCGGGGCTTCCTGACCGAATTCCTGTATCCCTTCGAGTTCGCCAGCGTGCTGTTGCTCATGGCGATGATCGGAGCCGCCATGATCACCCGCGAGCGCCGGTCGGAGGAGGACGAGTAGCATGGAGAGCGTCGGACTCACGCATTACCTCGTGCTGTCGGCCTTCTTCCTCGCCGCCGGGGTGTTCACCATCCTGAGCCGGCGCAACGCCATCGTGATCCTGATGGGTGTGGAGCTGGTGCTGAACGCGGCCGCTCTGAACTTCGTGGCCTTCGGGCGTTACGTAGCCGGTGGGCTCACCGGTCAGCTCATGGCCGTGTTCGTGATCGTGATCGCCGCCGCCGAGGCGGCGGTGGCCCTGGCCATCGTGTTGGCCGTCTTCCGCAACTTCAACACCGTGCACGTCGACCGGGTCGACCGGTTGCGGAACTGACCGGGAGAGGGAAGTCACATGGACCCCCTGATGACGAGCGCGATCGCGATCCTCGTGCTGCCGCTCCTCAGCTATGTCCTGCTCTTCTTCTTCGGCGAGAGGCTGCCGCGGCGGGGTGACTGGCTGGGCATCGGACTGCTGGGCGTGACCTGGATCCTGGCGCTGCGGATCTTCGCGCATTTCTGGACCCACGACACACCGATCGAGCAGAGCTGGAACTGGCTGACCGTGGCCGGGTTCTCGATCGACTTCGGGATCCTGCTCGACGGGATGTCGGCCGTGATGCTGGTGGTCGTGACCACGGTGAGTTTCGTGGTCCACCTATTCAGCAGCGGCTACATGTGGGGAGACCAGCGCTATTCGCGCTACTTCGCGTTCCTGGGCTGGTTCACGTTCTCCATGCTGGGCCTGGTGCTCAGCAACTCGCTCTTCTTCCTGTACGTGTTCTGGGAGCTGGTGGGAATCGCCAGCTACGTGCTGATCGGGTTCTTCTTCTTCAAGCACTCCGCGGCGAACGCGAACAAGAAGGCCTTCCTGGTCAACCGGGTGGGGGACCTCGGGTTCTTCCTGGGCATCCTGCTGTTCTTCACGGCGATCGGCGAGTTCCAGTACGGTGCCCTGTTCGAGGGGGTTCAGGAGGGCCTGATCGGTGGGTCGACCCTGACCTGGGCCGGTGTGCTTCTCTTCCTGGGCTGTGTGGGCAAGAGCGCGCAGGTGCCACTGCACGTGTGGCTGCCCGACGCCATGGAGGGTCCCACGCCCGTGTCGGCCCTGATCCACGCCGCGACCATGGTGGCCGCCGGTGTGTACATGGTCGCGCGCCTCTTCCCACTCTTCTCGCCCGACGCGCTGATGGTGATCGCCTACACGGGGGGCGTCACGGCGATCTTCGCCGCGACGATCGCGATCGTGCAGACCGACATCAAGCGCGGGCTGGCCTACTCGACCATCAGCCAGCTCGGCTACATGGTCATGGCCGTGGGCGTGGGTGGCGTCATGGCCGGGATGTTCCACCTCACCACACACGCCTTCTTCAAGGCCTGCCTCTTCCTGGGCTCGGGGGCGGTGATCCACGCAATGCACCACACTCAGGACATGCGATCGATGGGTGGCCTGCGCCGGAAGATGCCGATCACCTTCCTGGCCTTCCTGGTGTCGACCCTGGCGATCAGCGGGGTGCCGCCCTTCGCGGGGTTCTGGAGCAAGGACGCGATCCTGGCCTCGGCCCTGGCCTTCGGCATGACGAACCACGGGGTGCACTACCTGCCCTTCGTCTTCGCCCTGCTCGCCGCCTCGATCACCGCCTTCTACATGTTCCGGATCGTGTTCCTGACCTTCCTGGGCGAGCCGCGCGACCGCGAGAAGTACGACCACGCCCACGAGGTCAGCTGGCGCATGACCACGCCGCTGGTGATCCTCGGGATCCTGGCCGTGATCGGCGGTGGCTTCCCCGGGACCGGTTGGTTCGACCGCTTCGTCGAGGACCCGGCGGTGGCGCAGGCCGGCCACGACATCGAGCTGCACCTGGCCGACGACGCCGCCCACGAGGTTCCGGCGGGTGCCGAGGACCCGCACGTGGTCGACACGCACGCCGAGACCACCCCGGCGGCACCGACGCACGCCGCGGAGACCGGGGCGCACGCGGACGACGGCCACCACGACATCCATCACGTGGCCCACGGCCGGGCCATGGTCATGAGCCTGATCGCGGCCGGCCTGGGCATCCTGCTGAGCTGGCTGACCTACGGGCAGCGCCTGATCAGTAGCGCGGGCATGCTCCGCGCCCTGCCGGGCGTGCACCGCTGGTTGTACGGCAAGTATTTCGTCGACGAGTTCTACGGGGCCACGGTCGTTCGGGGGACCCTGAACCTGTCCGCGGTGGCCGGGTGGTTCGACAAGTACGTGATCGACGGAATCGTCAACGGCGTCGGCGCCGTGGGGCGTTGGTCGTCGGTCCTGAGCGGTCAGACCGACCGCTGGGTCGTCGATGGTCTCGTGAACGCCACGGGCGACGTCCTGCGGTCGATCGGCAGCTGGCTCTCGAGCTGGCAGACCGGCCGCGTGCAGAACTATTTCCTGGGCCTCGTTACGGGGCTGGTGGTGTTGATCCTGGTGGTGCGCGCGGGCTGGCTGTAGCCGCCGCACGCGCGTCCTCGTTTCCGGAGAGGTGACGGGTCCATGCTCGAACTCGCTCAGGGAGCCGAGAGCTCTCTGCTGACCTGGATGACCTTCGTGCCCCTGTTGGGCGCCGTGGTGATCACCCTGTTGCCATCTGCGCAGAAGCAGTTGCACCGGTACGTCGCCCTGGCGTTCACGGCCGTACCCGTGGTGCTGGCCGTGTTCCTGATGATCGGTTTCGATCGGACGACGACCGACATCCAGTACCACACGCAGGTCTCGTGGATCAGCGCCTTCAACATCGAGTACTTCGTCGGGGTCGACGGGATCTCGGTGACCATGATCCTGCTCACGGCGCTGCTCAGCTTCCTGTGCGTGATCGCCAGTTGGGGGATCCAGAAGGCAACGAAGGGCTACTTCGCGCTCTTCCTGTTGCTCGAGACGGGCATGATGGGCGTGTTCATCGCCCTGGACTTCTTCCTGTTCTACGTGTTCTGGGAAGTGATGCTCCTACCCATGTACTTCCTCATCGGGATCTGGGGCGGGCCGCGCAAGGAGTACGCGGCGATCAAGTTCTTCCTCTACACCCTGGCCGGCAGCGTTCTCATGCTGCTGGTGATGATCGCGTTCTACTTCAACATCAGCGATCCGCTCACCGGCGAGAACACCTTCAACATGCTGCACATGATGAACCAGGCGAACCACGGGGACTGGTTGTCGACGCCCGACATCCGGCACATCCTGTTCCTGGGTCTGTTCATCGGCTTCGCGATCAAGGTCCCCATCGTTCCCTTCCACACCTGGCTGCCCGACGCCCACGTCGAGGCGCCGACGGCCGTCAGTGTGATCCTGGCCGGCGTTCTGCTGAAGATGGGCACCTACGGCATCCTGCGGATCTGCTTCCCCATTCTGCCCGACGCCGCAGCCTGGTTCTCGTGGCCGCTTGCGATTCTCGGAGCGATCAACATCGTCTACGGGGCGATGTGCGCGCTCGCCCAATCCGACATGAAGCGTCTCGTGGCCTACTCGAGTGTCAGCCACATGGGCTACGTGCTTCTCGGCATGGCCGTGTTCAACGAGGCCGGGATCACCGGCGCCGTGCTGCAGATGTTCAACCACGGCACGATCACGGCGATGCTCTTCCTGATGGTCGGTGTGATCTACGATCGGGCCCATCACCGCGAGATCAATGGTTTCGGTGGGCTCGGAACACAGATGCCCCGCTACACCACCGTGTTCTCGCTCGCCCTGTTCGCCGCGCTGGGTCTGCCCGGCCTGAGCGGCTTCGTGGGCGAGGCCCTGGTCTTCGTCGGCGCCTTCAGCGTGTACAAGACCGTGACCATCGTCAGCGCGATCGGAATCGTGTTGGGTGCGGCCTACGTGCTCTGGATGCTGCAGCGCGTGTTCCTGGGCCCGACCAACGAGAAGTACGCCGACCTGCCCGACATCAGCCGGCGTGAGCTGGTGAGCGTGGTGCCGATCGGCATCGTCGTGATTCTCTTCGGCGTGTACCCGCCGCCGCTGATCGACATGATCAAGACCTCGCTGGTGCATCTGATCGGGATGATCCCGGGCTAGGAGCCGAGAGCCGTGAACTTCACCTGGCTCGACCTGAGCTACTACATTCCCGAGCTGATCATGCTCGGCACCTTCATCGGGTGTCTGGTGCTGGACCTGATCCTGCCCCGGCGGACGTCGTTGGTGTTCGGGAAGTTGATCGTGGGAACGCTGCTGGCCACGATCGTGGCGCTGGTTCGTCCGCCCGTCGGAGAGCACTACATCTTCGGCCAGATGATGGTCGTCGACGGGTTCTCGCACTTCTTCCGTCTGGTGTTCCTGGGCATCACACTGGTCGCGGCGATCTTCAGCTACAGCAGTCGCGAGATCATGGGCCGCGACCGCGAGCACCAGAGCGAGTACTACGCCATGCTCGCCCTCATGGCTTTCGGCATGATGAGCATGGCCAGTGCCACCGACCTGATCATGCTGGCGCTGACCATCGAGCTCGTGTCGATCACCAGCTACGTCATGGCCGGCTTCGCCCGCTTCAGTCTGCGCAGCAGTGAGGCGGCGATGAAGTACGTGCTGTGGGGCGCGGTGAGCAGCGGCATGATGTTCTACGGAATCAGCCTGTTCTACGGGCTGACGGGGGCCACGGGTTACGACGCGATCCGGGACGGCCTGGCCGTGTCCCAGGCGGGCGACGTGACCCTTCTCGTCGCGATCCTCTTCGTCATGGCGGGCATCGGATACAAGATCAGTGCGGTTCCCTTCCACTTCTGGACGCCGGACGTCTACGAGGGTGCGCCCACGCCGGTCACGGCGCTCTTCGCGGCCGGTCCGAAGGCAGCCGGCTTCGCGCTGATGATCCGCTTCTTCTACACCACGCTGACCGGCGCCGATGGCGCGGTTGGCTTCCAGGTGCTGCGCGAGGTGCAGTGGGACATGGTGTTGGCCGTCCTCAGTGCGGTGACCATGACCTGGGGCAATCTGGCCGCCATACGGCAGAACAACGTGAAGCGCTTGCTCGCCTACAGTTCGATCGCCCACGTGGGATACCTGCTCATGGGCTTCGTGCTGCTCACCCAGAGCGGTCTGCAGGCGATCCTCTTCTACCTGCTGATCTACGCGATCATGACCCTCGGGGCCTTCCTCGTGGTGATCGCTCTGAACAACCGCCTGGGCAGCGAGGACATCGAGGACTATGCCGGGCTCGGATTCCGCGAGCCGCTCGTGGCCGGGTCCATGTTCGTCTTCCTGATCAGCCTGACGGGCCTGCCGCCGACGGCCGGCTTCATCGGCAAGTTCTATCTCTTCGCGGCCGTCGGCGAGATGGGCATGTGGTGGCTGGCGATCCTCGGAGTGCTCAACAGCGTGGTGAGCCTCTACTACTACATGCGGATCGCCAAGGCGATGTACTTCACGCCGTCGACGGAGCAGGGGCCGCTGAGCCTGGCCGTGCCCCACGTCGTGCTCGTCGTCCTGCTGGCCATCCCCACCGTGATCTTCGGTCTCTACTGGGCGCCGTTGAAGGGCCTGGCCGACCGCAGCGTCCTCGGCTTCTGGGGCGGTTGATCCGCCCCGGAGCCGGGACCCCACGGGGCTCCACTCCGCGAGTCGGCTCGTCCTCTGATGCACGCGCATCGTCTTCGTCCGGCATTCCGGGCCGATCTCCACCGATTGTGTGACAGCGAGCGATCCCTCGGTGGCTCGCCTCCTTCGCGGTGATCTAGAGTCGTCGCGCCGTTCTGTCGACGTCGACACCGGCATTGCGGCTCCCGGTCGATTCACCCACCGTGGAGGCCCCCTATGCGTCGCGCCCTCTTCCCGGTCCTGGCCCTGCTGTTCTTCGCGACCCCCGGCTGGTCGGCCGCACCGCTCATCCTCGACCTCGGTTCAGAACCGGGGATGCGAGTGAGCCGGGTGTCGAGCGTCGAGCTCCGGGTCGAGGTCGATGTCGGTCGCCTCCGGTTCTTCGACGTCGAGACCTCGGAGGGGACGTTCACCCAGATGGTGATCCCGGGCTTCCACCGCAGCCGCGACGTCGGGCGCCCGGCCGTGCCCGTGATGAACCGCCTGCTGGCGATTCCGGACGGTGCCGCGGTGACCGTCGACGTCGTCGAGGCGAAGACCCGAAAGGTCCCCCTGGACGACATCGGCGTCGGCCACCGTCTGATGCCGGCCCAGCCCAGCCTGTCCAAGAGCGAGGATCCGACCCGACGACCCCTCCGTTTCGACGAGCACGCGTATGCCACGCCGGTCACACTCGACGACGTCGACGTTGCACGCATGGTCGTCCAGGGGAGGCTCCGCGCCCTGGACTTCGGACGCCTCGAGGTGCAGCCGGTGGCCTACGATCCGGTCGCGGGGGTCCTGGAGATCGCCGAGAGCCTGCAGTTGCGGGTGCGGTTCGACGGGGGGCGCTCCGGTACGACGGCGGATCTGCTCGCCCGCACCCGGAGTCCCTTCTTCGACGGGATCTACGACCGCTTGGCCGCCAGCAAGGGCCTGCACGACTCCTATCCGGACGTGGTGCGCAACGAGGTGACCTTCGTCGTCGTCACCCCGCCGGAGTTCGAGCCGGTGCTCGAGGACTTCCTGGCCTGGAAGGTCGAGCGCGGCTTCCGCGTCGAGGTCGGGTTGATCGGTTCGCCCGGGGTCGGCAGTACCACGACCAGCATCCAGGACTACCTCCACGGCCTGTTCCACGGGGCGACGCCGGAGCGACCGGCACCGAGCTTCGTCCTCTTCGTCGGCGACGTGGCCCAATGTCCCACGTGGACGATCGACGGGAACGCGACCGACCGCCCCTACTGCACCGTCGACGGGGACGGAATCCCCGACATGTACTACGGCCGATTCTCGGCCACGAACACGTCCGAACTGCGGGCGATCGTCGACAAGACGATGACCTACGACACACTGTCGATGGCCGATCCGAGCTACCTGGGCGACGTGGTCCTGATCGCCGGCGCCGACGCCAGCTGGGCGCCCACGCACGGCAACGGCACCATCAACTACGGCAGTGACAACTACTTCGATGCCGCACACGGCATCGCGGCCGACGTCCATCTCTACCCGCAGTCGCAGTACGACGCCGCGTCGATCGTGAGCGAGGTGAGCCAGGGTCGAGGCTTCGTCAACTACACCGCGCACGGCAGTCGGACGAGTTGGGCCGATCCGAGCTTCACGCAGTCCGACATCGCCGGGCTGCAGAACGTCGACGAGTACGGTCTGGTGATCGGCAACTGCTGCCTGACGTCGACCTACGACTACGGAGAATGCTTCGCCGAGTCGTGGTTGCGTGCGCCCGATCGGGGCGCGATCGGGTACATCGGCGGATCGAACTCGACCTACTGGGACGAAGACGTGTACTGGAGCGTCGGCTCGACCTCTTCCATCACGGCCGACATGCCCTTCGAGAGTACGGGTCACGGAGCCTACGACGGCCTCTTCCACGATCACGGAGAATCCGAGGCTCAGTGGTACGTGACGGCGCACGCCGTGGCCTTCTGCGGCAACCTCGCCGTGCAGGAGTCCGGCTCCGGGCTGACGAGCTACTACTGGGACATCTACAACCTGATGGGGGATCCGTCGTTACCCGTGCACGTGGGCGTGCCGGCGACCAATCCCGTTGTCCATGCCGACAACCTGGTGGCGAACCAGACGTCGGTCACCGTGTCCGCCGCTGCGGGGAGCTACGTGGGTGTGAGCCAGAACGGCGCGCTCCTCGGAGCGGCAACGGTCCACGCTGGCGCAACGGACGTGACCATCGACTACCTGCAGTCCCTGCAGGCCGGTGTCCCCGCCATGGTCGTGGTGACCGGGCAGAATCTGGTGCCCTACGTGGCCGAGTTGCCGGTGGCGGCGCCGAGTGAGGTCACCATGGTACCCGCCGAATTCCCGGCCGGGATTCCGACCGAGGTCGATCTGCGCGTCCTGCGCAACGACGGCGTGACACCGATCGCCGACGTCGAGGTCCGTGTGAGCGATCCGATGGAGTACGTCGCCACTGCCGTCACCGACTCGGCCGGCCGCGCGAGCCTGACCCTCGAATATCCCTACGGCGCTGCGCTCGGTGTCCGCGGAACCCACCCCGTCGAGGGCTTCCTGTTCGACGAGGGACTCACGGTGACCGCCGCACCGCTGGTGGAACCCGATCTCACCGTGGGCACGGAGCTCGGATTCCAGGATCTGTTCGGCATGAACCTGCAGAGCACGATCGTGGCCCGTTGCGGGACCCCGGGTGCGACGTTGGTGGCCTACGTCCCGGGTCTCGGGCGCATGGAGTCGGTCGACGACACCCTGGTCTGTACACCCACCGAGGGCGGCGAGGTCCGCGCCTTTCTCCTGGCCTCCGGCCACGAGATCCACGCCGAGACCTTTCCCGTGCTCACCCAGGGCAGCGTTCGGGGCACGGTGCAGCTCGAGGGCGAGGTGGACTTCTCCGGGGTCGTGTTGACCGCATCGCCGGGAGGAACGAGTACGATCACCGCGGCCGACGGGAGTTACCTCCTGACGGAACTGGGGGCCGGCGAGTACGTGCTGACGGCCGAGCGCGAGGGCTTCTCGGTCGGCACGGTCCCGCTCACGGTGGCCGAGGGCGAGCACCTCGACGGCATGGACTTCCAGCTGTCGATCGTCTACGAGACCGAGGCCTGCGTCGAGCCGGCGCTGGCCATCCCCGACGACTTCGTCCGCGGCGTGACCTCGACCCTGGACGTCGGGTCGGTCGGCGAGATCACGTGGGTCCGGGCGCACCTGGACCTCACCCACACCTACCAGGGAGACCTGATCGTCGAGCTGGTCTCGCCCTCGGGCACGACGGTGGTGCTGCACGACCGCAGCGGGGGGTCGACCGACGACATCGTCGGCTGGTACCCCGATCCCCTGACCCCGGCCGAGGGCCTGGGCGCGTTCGTCGGCGAGGACATGGGAGGATCGTGGCGTCTGCGGGTGAGCGACAACGCCGGCCTCGACACCGGAACGCTGAACTCGTGGTGCGTGAACCTGGGCTACGCGGGCGGCACGGTCACCGCCGCGAAGACGCCACGGCCGCTCCGCCTCGAACGGAACGTGCCGAACCCCTTCAATCCGACGACCACGATCGGCTTCTCGATCCCGGTTGAGACCGAGGTCCGGCTCACGGTCTACGATCTCCGTGGCCGCCGGGTGGCGACGATCGTCGACGACGTGCTACCCGGCGGGCGACACCGGAGTACGTGGAACGGGTGCGACGACCGTGGACGCCCTCTGGCGAGCGGGACGTACTTCTACCGGCTCACGGCGGGGGAGCGGACGCTGAGCCGGAAGATGCTGTTGTTGAAATAGTCCTCGGGCGGTTCGTCCTCCGCGTTCCTAGCCGAGGCCCGGTAACAGGTCGGGTCGCCGGGTCGCCAGCCACCAGATCCCGCACACCACCAGGGCGTGGCGGATCCGGCCGCTGGCGATCGCGCCGGGAATCTCGCCCACGGGCATGGTTTGCACCTCGATGTCCTCGCCCACGTCGAGCTCCAGGTCGTGGGCGGACCGACACTCTTCGACGAGATAGGTGTGGCAGAGGTTTCCCAGGATCGCGGGGTTCGGCTGCACGGCACCCAGCGACGTGACATGCGTGCCCTCGTACCCCGTCTCCTCGCGCAGTTCGCGCACGGCAGTGTCGCGGGGGTCCTCGCCGGGGTCGACGATCCCGCCGGGGATCTCGAGCGTGACGTCGTCGATGCCGTGGCGGTACTGCTCCACGAGCACGAGTTCGTGGCCGGTGGTCACGGCCACCACGTTCACCCAGTCGCGGGTCTCGAGCAGGTTGATGTCGCGGACCACACCGTTGCGCGGATTGCGCATCATCTGGAGGGTCAGGTCGAAGATCCGGGTGCGCGCCACCGTCTCCTGCGACAGGCGTTCCCACTTCTGGACGGCCATGGTGTCTCTCCGGGAATCGAGGCTCAGTCGCGGTCGGAACGGCGGCCCTTCGGGCGCCGGGTCGAGGGGTGTCCCGTCCCGGCGCGGGAAGAGGTCTTCTTCTTCGATCGTCCACCACGCTTCTTCTTCGGTGCCCCGTGCCCCGACCGGGCCGAGACCTTCTTCGCCGGCTTCGGCTTGTACATGATGAAGAGGTAGTTGAAGCCCCGCAGGAAGAAGTTCCCCTGTGCCGCGGCATCGTGCCAGTTCTGGCGCGCGAGCGACTTGTTGTGGCGGACCACCGCCACGATGTCCTCGCAGAGGAACAACTGGCTGAGCATGGAGAAGAGTTTGAACCCGATCGGTTCGAGAGGTGAGCCCTTCTTCGCACTGTCGCTCACGTACAGGGCCATGTGCCGCTCGGGCTTGAGCACACGATGGATCTCGAGGATCACCTTCTCCATGGCTTCGTAGTAGGCGTGCCCACGACGCGCGTCGAGCTCGCCGATGCACTCGGGCCGGCCGGAGTACTTCACGTGTGTGGAGTAGGGAGGGTCGACGAAGACGAAGTCGGCCTTGCCGGTCTCCAGGGGCAGTGTCCGAGCGTCGGCGCGGAAGACGTCCTCGCGTGTGGGCTCGACGTCGTAGGCGAGTGCCCGACGGTTCAGGTCGCGGGCCACGTCGAGCGTGGTCCCACTGCCCGCCATGGGATCGACCACCAGCCACTTCTCCCGCGTGTAGCGCTGCAGGAGGTTCCAGATCACGTAGCTCGGCGTCGCGCCGGCGTAGTCGGAATCGCCCTGGCGACCCCGGCCCGCCCCCCCGCGGTAGTTCTGCGAAGGGAAATCCCACAGGGTGGTCGTCATGAGCGGAACGTTCGGCGTGGCGGTTCGTTTCTCGCGGGCCAAGGCCCACCTCGTTTCTCGGACGGCGATCAGGTGAGCCCGCGTCCGGGTTCGCGTCCCACGGCGAAGACCT encodes the following:
- the nuoK gene encoding NADH-quinone oxidoreductase subunit NuoK, giving the protein MESVGLTHYLVLSAFFLAAGVFTILSRRNAIVILMGVELVLNAAALNFVAFGRYVAGGLTGQLMAVFVIVIAAAEAAVALAIVLAVFRNFNTVHVDRVDRLRN
- the nuoL gene encoding NADH-quinone oxidoreductase subunit L is translated as MDPLMTSAIAILVLPLLSYVLLFFFGERLPRRGDWLGIGLLGVTWILALRIFAHFWTHDTPIEQSWNWLTVAGFSIDFGILLDGMSAVMLVVVTTVSFVVHLFSSGYMWGDQRYSRYFAFLGWFTFSMLGLVLSNSLFFLYVFWELVGIASYVLIGFFFFKHSAANANKKAFLVNRVGDLGFFLGILLFFTAIGEFQYGALFEGVQEGLIGGSTLTWAGVLLFLGCVGKSAQVPLHVWLPDAMEGPTPVSALIHAATMVAAGVYMVARLFPLFSPDALMVIAYTGGVTAIFAATIAIVQTDIKRGLAYSTISQLGYMVMAVGVGGVMAGMFHLTTHAFFKACLFLGSGAVIHAMHHTQDMRSMGGLRRKMPITFLAFLVSTLAISGVPPFAGFWSKDAILASALAFGMTNHGVHYLPFVFALLAASITAFYMFRIVFLTFLGEPRDREKYDHAHEVSWRMTTPLVILGILAVIGGGFPGTGWFDRFVEDPAVAQAGHDIELHLADDAAHEVPAGAEDPHVVDTHAETTPAAPTHAAETGAHADDGHHDIHHVAHGRAMVMSLIAAGLGILLSWLTYGQRLISSAGMLRALPGVHRWLYGKYFVDEFYGATVVRGTLNLSAVAGWFDKYVIDGIVNGVGAVGRWSSVLSGQTDRWVVDGLVNATGDVLRSIGSWLSSWQTGRVQNYFLGLVTGLVVLILVVRAGWL
- a CDS encoding NADH-quinone oxidoreductase subunit M, which translates into the protein MLELAQGAESSLLTWMTFVPLLGAVVITLLPSAQKQLHRYVALAFTAVPVVLAVFLMIGFDRTTTDIQYHTQVSWISAFNIEYFVGVDGISVTMILLTALLSFLCVIASWGIQKATKGYFALFLLLETGMMGVFIALDFFLFYVFWEVMLLPMYFLIGIWGGPRKEYAAIKFFLYTLAGSVLMLLVMIAFYFNISDPLTGENTFNMLHMMNQANHGDWLSTPDIRHILFLGLFIGFAIKVPIVPFHTWLPDAHVEAPTAVSVILAGVLLKMGTYGILRICFPILPDAAAWFSWPLAILGAINIVYGAMCALAQSDMKRLVAYSSVSHMGYVLLGMAVFNEAGITGAVLQMFNHGTITAMLFLMVGVIYDRAHHREINGFGGLGTQMPRYTTVFSLALFAALGLPGLSGFVGEALVFVGAFSVYKTVTIVSAIGIVLGAAYVLWMLQRVFLGPTNEKYADLPDISRRELVSVVPIGIVVILFGVYPPPLIDMIKTSLVHLIGMIPG
- a CDS encoding NADH-quinone oxidoreductase subunit N — protein: MNFTWLDLSYYIPELIMLGTFIGCLVLDLILPRRTSLVFGKLIVGTLLATIVALVRPPVGEHYIFGQMMVVDGFSHFFRLVFLGITLVAAIFSYSSREIMGRDREHQSEYYAMLALMAFGMMSMASATDLIMLALTIELVSITSYVMAGFARFSLRSSEAAMKYVLWGAVSSGMMFYGISLFYGLTGATGYDAIRDGLAVSQAGDVTLLVAILFVMAGIGYKISAVPFHFWTPDVYEGAPTPVTALFAAGPKAAGFALMIRFFYTTLTGADGAVGFQVLREVQWDMVLAVLSAVTMTWGNLAAIRQNNVKRLLAYSSIAHVGYLLMGFVLLTQSGLQAILFYLLIYAIMTLGAFLVVIALNNRLGSEDIEDYAGLGFREPLVAGSMFVFLISLTGLPPTAGFIGKFYLFAAVGEMGMWWLAILGVLNSVVSLYYYMRIAKAMYFTPSTEQGPLSLAVPHVVLVVLLAIPTVIFGLYWAPLKGLADRSVLGFWGG
- a CDS encoding C25 family cysteine peptidase, whose amino-acid sequence is MRRALFPVLALLFFATPGWSAAPLILDLGSEPGMRVSRVSSVELRVEVDVGRLRFFDVETSEGTFTQMVIPGFHRSRDVGRPAVPVMNRLLAIPDGAAVTVDVVEAKTRKVPLDDIGVGHRLMPAQPSLSKSEDPTRRPLRFDEHAYATPVTLDDVDVARMVVQGRLRALDFGRLEVQPVAYDPVAGVLEIAESLQLRVRFDGGRSGTTADLLARTRSPFFDGIYDRLAASKGLHDSYPDVVRNEVTFVVVTPPEFEPVLEDFLAWKVERGFRVEVGLIGSPGVGSTTTSIQDYLHGLFHGATPERPAPSFVLFVGDVAQCPTWTIDGNATDRPYCTVDGDGIPDMYYGRFSATNTSELRAIVDKTMTYDTLSMADPSYLGDVVLIAGADASWAPTHGNGTINYGSDNYFDAAHGIAADVHLYPQSQYDAASIVSEVSQGRGFVNYTAHGSRTSWADPSFTQSDIAGLQNVDEYGLVIGNCCLTSTYDYGECFAESWLRAPDRGAIGYIGGSNSTYWDEDVYWSVGSTSSITADMPFESTGHGAYDGLFHDHGESEAQWYVTAHAVAFCGNLAVQESGSGLTSYYWDIYNLMGDPSLPVHVGVPATNPVVHADNLVANQTSVTVSAAAGSYVGVSQNGALLGAATVHAGATDVTIDYLQSLQAGVPAMVVVTGQNLVPYVAELPVAAPSEVTMVPAEFPAGIPTEVDLRVLRNDGVTPIADVEVRVSDPMEYVATAVTDSAGRASLTLEYPYGAALGVRGTHPVEGFLFDEGLTVTAAPLVEPDLTVGTELGFQDLFGMNLQSTIVARCGTPGATLVAYVPGLGRMESVDDTLVCTPTEGGEVRAFLLASGHEIHAETFPVLTQGSVRGTVQLEGEVDFSGVVLTASPGGTSTITAADGSYLLTELGAGEYVLTAEREGFSVGTVPLTVAEGEHLDGMDFQLSIVYETEACVEPALAIPDDFVRGVTSTLDVGSVGEITWVRAHLDLTHTYQGDLIVELVSPSGTTVVLHDRSGGSTDDIVGWYPDPLTPAEGLGAFVGEDMGGSWRLRVSDNAGLDTGTLNSWCVNLGYAGGTVTAAKTPRPLRLERNVPNPFNPTTTIGFSIPVETEVRLTVYDLRGRRVATIVDDVLPGGRHRSTWNGCDDRGRPLASGTYFYRLTAGERTLSRKMLLLK
- a CDS encoding NUDIX hydrolase; translated protein: MAVQKWERLSQETVARTRIFDLTLQMMRNPRNGVVRDINLLETRDWVNVVAVTTGHELVLVEQYRHGIDDVTLEIPGGIVDPGEDPRDTAVRELREETGYEGTHVTSLGAVQPNPAILGNLCHTYLVEECRSAHDLELDVGEDIEVQTMPVGEIPGAIASGRIRHALVVCGIWWLATRRPDLLPGLG
- a CDS encoding DNA methyltransferase, translating into MAREKRTATPNVPLMTTTLWDFPSQNYRGGAGRGRQGDSDYAGATPSYVIWNLLQRYTREKWLVVDPMAGSGTTLDVARDLNRRALAYDVEPTREDVFRADARTLPLETGKADFVFVDPPYSTHVKYSGRPECIGELDARRGHAYYEAMEKVILEIHRVLKPERHMALYVSDSAKKGSPLEPIGFKLFSMLSQLFLCEDIVAVVRHNKSLARQNWHDAAAQGNFFLRGFNYLFIMYKPKPAKKVSARSGHGAPKKKRGGRSKKKTSSRAGTGHPSTRRPKGRRSDRD